In Hominilimicola fabiformis, the following proteins share a genomic window:
- a CDS encoding type II toxin-antitoxin system RelE family toxin, with product MIYKVEFTKRALKDLKKLDRHTAALILGWIRKNLENCENPRSHGKGLTANRSGEWRYRVGDYRILAQIDDNKIIILLLNIGHRRDIYD from the coding sequence ATGATTTATAAAGTCGAATTTACAAAACGAGCATTAAAAGATTTAAAAAAATTAGACCGCCATACTGCTGCACTGATTTTAGGTTGGATAAGAAAAAATCTTGAAAATTGTGAAAATCCTCGTTCGCACGGCAAAGGTTTAACCGCAAACAGAAGTGGCGAATGGCGTTATCGTGTAGGAGATTACCGTATTCTTGCACAAATTGATGATAATAAAATTATTATTCTGTTATTAAACATAGGTCACAGGCGAGATATTTATGATTAA
- the relB gene encoding type II toxin-antitoxin system RelB family antitoxin — protein sequence MTISLRLNDEDTLLIKKYAELNKMSVSELIRQTVMERIENEYDLELFNKAINEYKDDPVTYSLDEVEKELGLL from the coding sequence ATGACTATATCATTAAGATTAAACGATGAAGATACTTTACTTATAAAAAAATATGCGGAACTGAATAAAATGTCCGTATCAGAGCTTATTCGTCAAACAGTTATGGAACGAATTGAAAACGAATACGACTTAGAGCTTTTTAATAAGGCAATTAACGAATATAAAGATGACCCTGTAACCTATTCGCTTGATGAAGTAGAAAAGGAACTCGGATTACTATGA
- a CDS encoding MATE family efflux transporter has translation MKSKQDLTVGNINKKLWAFAIPLMLGNVMQQFYNLVDTWVVGKYIGDNALAAVGSSYSLMTFLTSVILGLCLGSSAFFSITFGEKNIKRLKNGMFISFVMIGIFSLILTFASFYLCGRIMKILQVPYDIQGIMSEYLKWIFVGIFATFLYNYFSNLLRGIGNSVIPLVFLCISVILNIGLDLYFVLVLKQGIRGAAIATVISQYISGIGLMIYVYIRYPELRLKYEDTKFVKRTAYDIAILSGMTCLQQSVMNFGILMVQGIVNSFGTQIMAAFAVSVKIDTIAYMPVQDFGNAFSTFIAQNFGAGKYDRIKDGIKKALKSVVLFCIFISAIVFIFAKPLMMIFVNAESTEIINIGVQYLRIEGACYIGIGILFMLYGYYRAINKPSMSVVLTVISLGIRVVLAYVLSRVIGVVGIWWSIPIGWFIADAVGICFYLFKFDR, from the coding sequence GTGAAATCAAAACAAGATTTGACGGTAGGAAACATAAATAAAAAACTTTGGGCATTTGCGATACCGCTTATGCTCGGTAACGTAATGCAGCAGTTTTACAACTTAGTCGATACATGGGTAGTAGGAAAATACATAGGCGACAATGCTTTGGCGGCGGTCGGTTCGTCATATTCACTGATGACATTTTTAACATCGGTGATTTTGGGATTGTGTCTTGGTAGCAGTGCATTTTTTTCAATAACATTCGGCGAAAAAAATATAAAACGACTGAAAAACGGAATGTTTATTTCGTTTGTTATGATAGGAATATTTTCACTCATACTGACATTTGCGTCATTTTACCTTTGTGGCCGGATTATGAAAATACTTCAAGTGCCGTATGACATTCAAGGTATAATGAGCGAATATTTGAAGTGGATATTTGTAGGCATTTTCGCGACATTCCTATACAACTATTTTTCTAATCTTCTGCGAGGAATAGGCAATTCCGTAATTCCGCTTGTGTTTTTGTGCATATCTGTGATACTTAATATCGGTCTTGATTTGTACTTTGTTTTGGTATTAAAGCAAGGCATACGCGGTGCGGCGATTGCAACCGTAATATCGCAGTATATTTCGGGTATCGGACTTATGATATATGTGTACATTCGTTATCCCGAACTTCGATTAAAATATGAAGATACAAAGTTTGTAAAACGTACGGCATACGACATAGCAATACTGTCGGGAATGACGTGTCTGCAACAGTCTGTAATGAATTTCGGCATACTTATGGTACAGGGGATTGTAAACAGTTTCGGTACACAAATTATGGCGGCGTTTGCCGTTTCTGTGAAAATCGACACCATTGCATATATGCCTGTACAGGATTTCGGAAATGCGTTTTCAACGTTTATTGCACAAAATTTCGGTGCGGGCAAGTATGACAGAATAAAAGACGGAATTAAAAAAGCACTCAAAAGTGTTGTACTGTTCTGTATTTTTATCAGTGCGATTGTGTTTATTTTCGCAAAACCGCTTATGATGATATTTGTAAATGCCGAAAGCACGGAGATTATAAACATCGGCGTACAGTATTTGCGTATAGAGGGTGCTTGCTATATCGGCATAGGTATTTTGTTTATGCTTTACGGATATTACAGAGCTATAAATAAACCGAGTATGTCTGTTGTGCTTACGGTTATTTCTTTGGGAATAAGAGTAGTGCTTGCGTATGTTTTGTCTCGTGTTATCGGTGTAGTCGGTATTTGGTGGTCAATTCCGATTGGTTGGTTTATCGCGGATGCGGTCGGAATTTGTTTTTATTTATTTAAGTTTGACAGGTAA
- a CDS encoding DUF975 family protein: MWKIRDLKKKARGTFKRNYVGIVITCFIAAVVMGSFINPLKEVRTIKDTYFDQLNGTVLFAENHNSDMSNTEVVDNFLGKSGEESERAQHWTRGVLSVFAKNTEGAGNFVYGVLNSINQIVFNDRVSAGVTIAIGSLIYLLIAILFTKVLLIGLYRYLLEIRVYTGTRISRILFPWSVKKALHIAWVMFVRSVYSLLWCLTIVGGFIKIYSYKLVPMIIAENPELSAKEAIKLSEDMMKGYKWRAFLIDLSFIGWDILNILTLQILGVFFLEPYKRMTTVELYMTLREKAKERDIENADRLCDKLLESEVTSGIYPINEYFITVPKGKKWILEDYERDYGLSSLILIFFTFAMIGWLWEVLLFLFTRGEFINRGTSHGPWLPIYGVGGTVVLIVLKKFRNKPWLTFLLSMVLCGVIEYFTSLILEKVQGMRWWDYSGYFMNFQGRICLEGLAVFALGGCAAVYLVAPSLDHLFCKIPMKIKKIICVVLVVLFVVDMAYSAFVPNIGEGITDNDVARIEIKKSDVLIASDFLLI; this comes from the coding sequence ATGTGGAAGATAAGGGATTTAAAGAAAAAGGCAAGGGGAACTTTTAAGCGGAATTATGTCGGCATTGTTATAACGTGCTTTATCGCGGCCGTTGTTATGGGCAGCTTTATTAACCCGCTAAAAGAAGTGAGGACAATAAAAGACACTTATTTCGACCAGCTTAACGGAACGGTGCTTTTTGCGGAAAATCACAATTCCGATATGTCGAATACGGAAGTTGTCGATAACTTTTTAGGCAAGAGCGGTGAGGAAAGTGAAAGAGCACAGCATTGGACAAGAGGTGTACTGTCGGTGTTTGCGAAGAATACCGAGGGTGCAGGTAACTTTGTTTACGGTGTTTTAAATTCGATAAATCAAATTGTGTTTAACGACCGAGTGAGTGCCGGTGTTACTATTGCAATCGGCTCGTTGATTTATTTGCTTATAGCCATTCTTTTTACGAAGGTTTTGCTTATCGGACTGTATCGGTATTTGCTTGAAATTCGAGTCTACACAGGCACGAGAATTTCGCGAATATTGTTTCCGTGGTCTGTAAAAAAGGCACTGCATATTGCATGGGTTATGTTTGTAAGAAGTGTGTATTCACTTTTATGGTGCTTAACGATAGTCGGCGGATTTATTAAGATTTATTCATATAAACTTGTACCGATGATTATTGCGGAAAATCCCGAATTGAGTGCAAAAGAGGCTATAAAACTTTCTGAAGATATGATGAAAGGGTATAAGTGGAGAGCATTTTTGATTGATTTGTCATTTATCGGTTGGGATATATTGAATATACTTACACTTCAGATTTTGGGCGTATTTTTCCTTGAACCGTATAAACGTATGACGACAGTTGAACTTTATATGACGTTGCGTGAAAAAGCAAAGGAAAGAGATATTGAAAATGCGGACAGGCTGTGCGATAAATTGCTTGAAAGTGAAGTGACAAGCGGAATATATCCTATTAATGAATACTTCATAACAGTGCCTAAGGGCAAGAAGTGGATACTGGAAGATTATGAACGTGATTACGGATTATCGTCATTGATACTGATATTTTTCACATTTGCAATGATAGGTTGGTTGTGGGAAGTGTTATTGTTCCTGTTTACAAGAGGTGAATTTATCAACAGAGGTACTTCACATGGACCGTGGCTGCCGATTTACGGCGTAGGCGGTACGGTTGTACTGATTGTGTTAAAAAAATTCAGAAACAAACCGTGGCTGACATTCCTTTTGTCAATGGTGCTGTGCGGTGTAATAGAGTATTTTACATCGCTTATACTTGAAAAAGTTCAGGGTATGCGTTGGTGGGATTACAGCGGATATTTTATGAATTTTCAAGGCAGAATTTGCCTTGAGGGATTGGCTGTGTTTGCACTCGGCGGTTGTGCGGCGGTGTACCTTGTAGCACCGTCACTTGACCATCTGTTTTGCAAAATTCCTATGAAAATTAAGAAGATTATATGTGTCGTACTTGTAGTCCTGTTTGTCGTGGATATGGCGTATTCGGCATTTGTGCCGAATATCGGCGAGGGTATAACGGATAATGATGTGGCGAGAATAGAAATTAAAAAATCCGACGTATTGATTGCGTCGGATTTTTTGTTGATTTGA
- a CDS encoding sensor histidine kinase: MITMENKQRVKTIAVIFIIAIVLISLTTEFLYIFNNKYTYSKLQPEKGVLTLSQEEIDSNSFHFLIKDWEFYEDALLTPTYFKNQTSLPNMKYISIGDTESAYTSQTKNNIFIGTYRMKINFPEKEGFYALEMPQVYSAYELYINDKLHLKVGDTHNYKAQIQNRCTFFNASGETYITIAVKDASGIRAGITSPPTLGKPYSINITRAFKFLINNFIMTLIFFGALFSLILALSGKSNYSYMFFFMCLTYAVYLNHPLINLCFSMGGNFSYVFEYFCTYFVYLMVIMLQNRLCNLNKNVSSISEICGSVFCAIAFVYGIFTPYLSAPLCTFLSTLCNVFEWLAAIYLVAIGTYAVFNDIKYGRIFLFGNVCFAVSLLLYIIQPLYDSIYTDQSVEIGILTILGCLYFVYWASIIDNYRRNIVLDDERRLMERQINLYKENYVHITEQIEETRKLRHDMRQHFRVISDFANNRQFDKIAEYLKEYSSETNDTVPLFFCENLTLNALLHFYVSSSAKNSIDFKTSVSVPNGLPMSDIDFSILVGNLVENAMEACSKAPLKNRKIVLNCTADENKLILDLKNTFDGTVKKIGSKFLSFKKGMHGLGLESVNAVVDKYHGVMNVSNSNDMFTVSLVIFF, encoded by the coding sequence ATGATTACTATGGAAAATAAGCAACGCGTTAAGACTATTGCAGTAATTTTTATTATCGCAATAGTTCTTATCTCTTTGACTACAGAATTTTTATATATTTTCAATAACAAATATACATACAGCAAGCTCCAGCCCGAAAAAGGCGTATTGACGCTTTCGCAAGAGGAAATTGACAGCAATTCGTTTCACTTTCTTATAAAGGATTGGGAATTTTACGAAGACGCACTTCTCACTCCGACATATTTTAAAAATCAAACTTCACTTCCGAATATGAAATATATTTCAATCGGCGATACTGAGTCAGCGTACACAAGCCAAACAAAAAACAATATCTTTATCGGAACATACAGAATGAAAATAAACTTCCCCGAAAAAGAGGGTTTTTACGCACTTGAAATGCCTCAGGTTTACTCAGCATATGAACTGTACATCAACGACAAACTGCATTTAAAGGTCGGCGATACACATAATTACAAAGCACAAATACAAAACCGCTGCACATTTTTCAATGCCTCCGGCGAAACATATATAACAATCGCCGTCAAGGACGCATCCGGCATTAGAGCAGGAATTACGTCACCGCCGACACTCGGTAAACCGTATTCAATTAATATCACCAGAGCATTTAAATTTCTGATAAACAACTTTATCATGACATTGATATTCTTCGGTGCACTATTCTCGCTTATTCTCGCACTTAGCGGCAAAAGCAATTATTCGTATATGTTCTTCTTTATGTGCCTTACATATGCCGTTTACCTAAATCATCCGCTGATCAATTTGTGTTTCTCCATGGGCGGTAATTTTTCATATGTATTTGAGTATTTTTGCACGTACTTTGTGTATTTGATGGTTATAATGCTCCAAAACAGGCTCTGCAATTTGAATAAAAACGTAAGCAGTATTTCCGAAATATGCGGTTCGGTATTCTGTGCAATCGCATTTGTATACGGTATATTTACACCTTATTTAAGTGCACCGTTATGTACCTTCCTTTCAACCCTATGCAATGTGTTTGAGTGGTTAGCCGCAATTTATCTTGTCGCAATAGGCACTTATGCGGTCTTTAATGATATAAAATACGGCAGAATTTTTCTGTTCGGCAATGTTTGCTTTGCTGTATCGTTATTACTTTACATTATTCAACCGCTTTATGATTCGATTTACACCGACCAGTCGGTTGAAATAGGTATACTTACGATTTTGGGCTGTCTGTACTTTGTATACTGGGCAAGTATTATAGATAATTACAGACGAAATATTGTTCTCGATGACGAACGACGACTTATGGAACGTCAGATAAATCTTTACAAGGAAAACTATGTCCACATAACCGAACAAATCGAAGAAACACGAAAGCTCCGCCACGATATGCGTCAGCATTTCAGAGTAATAAGCGACTTTGCAAATAATCGTCAATTTGATAAAATTGCAGAATACCTCAAAGAATATTCAAGCGAAACAAATGACACAGTACCGCTGTTTTTCTGCGAAAATCTTACGCTTAACGCTCTGCTCCACTTCTATGTTTCTTCATCGGCCAAAAATTCTATCGACTTTAAAACCTCGGTGTCAGTCCCTAACGGACTGCCTATGAGTGATATTGATTTTAGTATTTTGGTCGGTAATCTTGTCGAAAATGCTATGGAGGCTTGTTCAAAAGCACCGCTTAAAAACAGAAAAATTGTACTGAATTGTACCGCTGATGAAAACAAATTGATTTTAGATTTAAAAAATACGTTTGACGGCACCGTTAAGAAAATCGGTTCAAAATTCCTGTCGTTTAAAAAGGGTATGCACGGCTTGGGACTTGAATCGGTTAATGCCGTTGTTGACAAGTATCACGGCGTTATGAACGTTTCAAATTCAAACGATATGTTCACCGTCTCGCTTGTTATATTCTTCTAA
- a CDS encoding LytR/AlgR family response regulator transcription factor → MNIAVVDDLAVGRETLVNYLNEYFSERNMNVTISDFSDAESFVTQFENNKYNMIFFDIYMPGMSGIEAASTVRKTDSSVEIIFLSTSNNFACESYSVNAFCYLVKPITKDAVESLMQRYFEKYEEPSKSLSVLYKTKPEIKLKIAYDSIMYIDVTNRKVRLHLKDKTIEIQNTFSQCASILTEDSRFSNCCKGFIVNFDYVNTVSGNDFLMQNGDYVPIKKRENQQVKKQYLTYELKDIIRE, encoded by the coding sequence ATGAATATTGCAGTTGTTGATGACTTAGCCGTCGGCAGAGAAACGCTTGTAAATTACCTTAACGAATATTTCTCCGAAAGAAATATGAATGTTACAATATCCGACTTTTCCGATGCCGAAAGTTTTGTCACGCAATTTGAAAATAACAAATATAATATGATTTTCTTTGACATATATATGCCGGGTATGAGCGGAATTGAAGCTGCAAGCACTGTACGCAAAACAGACAGTTCGGTTGAAATCATCTTCCTTTCTACAAGCAATAACTTCGCTTGTGAAAGTTACAGTGTAAATGCTTTTTGTTATCTTGTAAAACCGATAACAAAAGATGCAGTTGAGTCGCTTATGCAGAGATATTTTGAAAAATACGAAGAACCTTCAAAATCATTATCGGTTCTGTACAAAACAAAACCCGAAATAAAACTTAAAATAGCATATGATTCGATAATGTACATAGATGTTACAAACAGAAAAGTCCGGCTTCATTTGAAGGACAAAACGATTGAAATTCAAAACACATTTTCACAGTGTGCGTCAATTTTGACAGAAGACAGCCGTTTTTCAAACTGCTGTAAAGGATTTATCGTAAATTTTGATTACGTCAACACTGTTTCGGGCAATGATTTTTTAATGCAAAACGGAGATTATGTTCCGATTAAAAAACGTGAAAACCAACAGGTAAAGAAACAGTATTTAACTTATGAATTAAAAGATATTATAAGAGAATAA
- a CDS encoding clostripain-related cysteine peptidase: MAKKKGCLFKIGIALLIFIGMIFVLFCMVLIMPSEEYETVNYDIPNMCDYYTHIKGNGEDKVTLMVYMVGSDLESDGGAASEDIAEMTAANADNINITLQTGGAAAWENASISDGKTERHIIKNGELQNVENLGEAQMTSPNTLTDFIKWSASNYPADRYELVLWNHGGGTALGFGYDEMYPDDMLSLSQIGNALSDSGIKFDIVGFDACLMGTIETAYMLEPYADYLVASEEYEPGTGWYYSEWLKNLSDNTSMPTVEIGKKIVEDYINGPDSSFFDSNTLSIVDLREIPYTYSKLCEIMQQEEGVLDSRYSVISQARYNAKSFGDGEYEQIDIKSYLEECGKSDTELDKVLRSAVKYSGSSSYNSNGLAMYFPYDYPDYYAEIKTETDKFGYNGYNSFFDRFLSIMGTGQMNYSSENDYSNYSWYDNTNYDTYNVSDKLEVKDKGDYFALSLSDEEWDKINGIDVWVYVDDGDGYVDLGSDNVYEFDDDGDLRVDFDYYWVALNGQVVPFYFEYETPENVKDGYTYGYVPAVLNGNEQIEIMIYWDEKHPDGYLAGYRPYSEEENISVPQKGFKQLKNGDTLEFLCDYYTYDGEYDGVYSYGDKIVVNGDITVGYEYVGEYDTNICYELTDIYNNSITTEMIEVEMN, translated from the coding sequence ATGGCAAAGAAAAAAGGGTGTTTATTTAAAATAGGAATTGCATTATTAATATTTATAGGCATGATATTTGTGTTGTTTTGTATGGTTTTGATTATGCCGTCGGAGGAGTATGAAACGGTTAATTACGATATTCCGAATATGTGTGATTATTATACTCACATAAAGGGCAACGGAGAGGATAAAGTTACACTTATGGTGTATATGGTAGGTTCTGACCTTGAAAGTGACGGCGGAGCGGCGAGTGAAGATATTGCCGAAATGACGGCGGCAAATGCGGATAATATTAATATTACATTACAGACAGGCGGAGCGGCCGCGTGGGAAAATGCAAGCATAAGTGACGGAAAAACGGAACGTCATATAATTAAAAACGGTGAATTGCAGAACGTGGAGAACTTGGGTGAAGCACAAATGACGTCCCCTAATACGCTGACTGATTTTATAAAATGGTCTGCCTCAAATTATCCTGCCGACAGATATGAACTTGTGCTTTGGAATCACGGCGGCGGTACGGCACTTGGTTTCGGATATGACGAAATGTATCCTGATGATATGCTGTCGCTGTCACAGATAGGAAATGCTCTGTCAGACAGCGGAATTAAGTTTGATATTGTAGGCTTTGACGCGTGCCTTATGGGTACGATTGAAACGGCATATATGCTTGAACCGTATGCGGATTATCTTGTTGCGTCGGAGGAATATGAGCCGGGAACGGGTTGGTATTACAGTGAATGGCTTAAAAATTTGTCTGACAATACGTCAATGCCGACTGTCGAAATAGGTAAGAAGATTGTGGAGGACTATATAAACGGTCCTGATTCGAGTTTTTTTGATTCAAATACGCTTTCAATCGTAGATTTGAGAGAAATTCCTTATACATATTCAAAGCTATGCGAAATAATGCAGCAGGAAGAAGGAGTTTTGGACAGCAGATATTCCGTAATATCGCAGGCAAGATACAATGCAAAATCATTCGGTGACGGTGAGTATGAACAGATTGATATAAAATCATATCTTGAAGAATGCGGCAAGAGTGATACGGAATTGGACAAGGTGCTTAGAAGTGCGGTTAAGTATTCCGGCAGTTCGTCTTACAATTCAAACGGACTTGCAATGTATTTCCCGTATGACTATCCCGACTATTACGCGGAAATAAAAACAGAAACAGATAAGTTCGGTTATAACGGCTACAACAGCTTTTTCGATAGATTTTTGAGCATTATGGGTACAGGACAGATGAATTATTCGAGTGAGAATGATTACAGTAATTATTCCTGGTATGACAATACAAATTACGATACCTATAATGTATCAGATAAGTTGGAAGTAAAGGACAAGGGCGATTATTTCGCATTGTCGCTTTCGGACGAGGAATGGGATAAAATAAACGGAATTGATGTATGGGTGTATGTTGATGACGGCGATGGTTACGTTGACTTGGGTTCGGACAATGTGTATGAATTTGACGATGACGGTGATTTAAGGGTCGATTTCGATTATTATTGGGTTGCATTAAACGGTCAGGTTGTTCCGTTTTACTTTGAATACGAAACGCCGGAGAACGTAAAGGACGGATACACATACGGCTATGTCCCTGCGGTGCTTAACGGCAACGAGCAGATTGAAATAATGATTTATTGGGACGAAAAGCACCCAGACGGTTATTTGGCAGGTTACAGACCGTACAGCGAAGAAGAAAATATATCAGTTCCGCAAAAAGGCTTTAAGCAACTTAAAAACGGCGATACGTTGGAATTTTTATGCGATTACTATACATATGACGGTGAATATGACGGAGTGTATTCATATGGTGATAAAATCGTTGTAAACGGCGATATTACTGTAGGTTATGAATATGTCGGCGAGTATGACACGAATATTTGTTATGAGCTTACCGATATATATAACAACAGTATAACAACCGAAATGATAGAAGTTGAAATGAATTAA